A window of Macrotis lagotis isolate mMagLag1 chromosome 1, bilby.v1.9.chrom.fasta, whole genome shotgun sequence genomic DNA:
GAAATTCCCTCCCTGATGActtgctcttctttgagaatgaaggacaaacatcatcattggTAAACAGATTTAGAGACTTCAggaagagtgagagagacagagagacatacagagagagagagagagagagagagagagagagagagagagagagagacagacacagacacagacacagacacagacacagagacacagagacagagacagagactgagaaagacagagatagacatacagagagacagagaacaaaatacgggggttgggaagggagatgTGACAGAGAACTAATAGTCAAATTGAATAGACTACAATGCTACCTCCAAGAAACTTTGTCAACCAGGGTGGCTAAACTCATGAGTGATTCCCTGGGAGATCAAAGGCAGAGTTCCATTCAGTCTCTAAATCTGATCCCATCCAGGCACTTCCTAGTCCTTCACTAGTCCTTGATTAGATCCACTCTAAATCTCTTGGCACAGAATAAAACTCAGAACTGAAAAGACTTAGAAATTTAATAATATGTCTAGTAGAGGGGTGAAACCTGGAGAGTCAAAGAATTGCTGATCCATTCCCGATTCCCGCAAGTCATCTGTAACATATACATTATatcaatttcaaataaaataacaaagtaaTAAAAGCTGATTGGCCACACAGAAATAATGGGATGCTTGAGGGATGTATAGTAGGATGAAACTACTTACATTCCTTATATCATTCTTCATGTCCCTCAAGTCTTTTGTGGTCAACATAATCTGGACCTTTTGATTTAAACATTAGAAAGCTAGTCTCTAAACAAGAGGTATGATTTTTCAGGCCTCAGAGCTAGCTTCAAACAAtgcaagaaaatttcaaattgctctttgTGTTCCAAAAGTATTTATAATGAGGTTTACAATGGCTTGAACCAGTTGTATCATAATAAAATGGATCCTTTAGCATATTCAGTAACCATAAAatatcagaagagaaaattagggaataaatatagacagaaaatgtaaaaatggTTAAAAAGGAAAGAGCAAATTATAGCAACAAAATACATATTAAAGCAATTTTACAgtccttttgtttctttccttttcttgtagGAGTGAGTGATATGAGATGGGATTGCGGCTCTCTGCAGAAGCTCCATGGCAGACTTCAATGGCAGTAGTGCCCTATCCAGCACATTCTACCTTACTGGAATTCCTGGTTATGAGATGGTACACCACTGGATTTCCATTCCTTTCTGCATCCTCTACTTGGTTGGGATAGTAGGCAACTGTACCATTCTTCATATTGTCCAGACTGAGCCAAGCCTCCATGAACCCATGTACTATTTCTTGGCCATGTTGTCTCTCACTGATATGGGCATGTCCCTTCCCACACTTGTATCTCTTTTCCGAGTCCTCTGGTCCATCTCCACAGAGATTGAATTCAACACTTGTGTGATGCAGATGTTTTTTATCCATACTTTTTCCCTCACAGAATCATCAGTGCTCCTGGCAATGGCCTTTGACCGCTATGTAGCAATTTGTCATCCCCTGAGGTATTCCACCATCCTCACTCCACAGCGCATTGCCAAGATTGGAGCAGCAGCCCTTCTCAGGAGTTCTCTCTCCCTTATTCCACCAATAAGCCGCCTTGCATACTTGCCTTTCTGCCGTTCCCATGTCCTCTCTCATTCCTACTGTCTACATCAGGATATGATTCATTTGGCTTGTGCTGATATTAAGTTCAATGTCATCTATGGatttgttttgataattattgtgTGGGGATTTGATGCCTTGGGTATTCTAGTTTCTTACATCTTCATTCTCCGTTCTGTACTGAACATTGCATCCCAGAAGGAAAGACTCAAGGCTCTCAACACATGTGCCTCCCACATCTGTGCTGTTCTTATCCTCTATGTGCCCATGATTGGTCTGTCTCTTATCCATCGTTTTGGAAAGCATGCCTCTCCCCTCGTTCATATCTTCATGGCTCATATCTACTTGCTCGTGCCTCCTGTACTCAACCCTATAATCTACAGTGTGAAGACCAAGCAAATTCGCACAAGGATCATCCGTCTATTTGTTCCTAAGAGAATTCACTCTACCTGGGGTTAGGTCATGTCCAGAATAATTTCCATCTCATATGACAATTATGATGATCTGAAATCAGAATTTAAATTATATGGGTCCATTACTATTCTCTGCAGGGAAAGGGTGGCTCAACTacgggaagagagaaaaatggaggatGATTAGAGGAATATCGTAGACTGGAATACTGAAATACTCTATTGTGTCTACTTTTGTCATAACTATTCCCAGGAATGAGGCACACAAAATAAGTGTAATCCTTTGAACTTTATCAGAGTACTATACTTATAGGAGTCCACTATACTTATATCTTTTGATAGCAAGAAGGAAGGTATAGCACAGCGTAAGTCCATATAGGGGCATTGTTCTTAAACTGATATATTTTTACTGAAACTCTTTAAGGAGTGAATGGATTGAAGCTTGTAGGATAGGCACAGTATGGTacttaggatatatatatatatatatatatatatatatatatatatatatatatatatatatatacaggatgTATAAATGATTAACCAAAATGAAGTTGGCTGCTAGCCACATTTTCTTGAAAGAACATTTAAATTTCTTGTTCCCAACTATATCCAAGATACATTTAACCTCAAATTCTTCTAATTGTGGTCTATTCATCCCTCAAAATATCCTTTAGATTTTCCAAGTTGATACTCAGCTTTTGTCAAGATTGTCTCCTTGCAATTGTCTTCTCATTTCTTGCTCAAGCATCTTCAAGTTCATCTCCATCTCCATGGCTGCTGGAACTCTCTATATGGATGCTACATTTATTTccaattcaatatgtccaaaatagaaattatttttctcctaaacCAAAAGCCAGTCCCCTTGTCATATTTTTTGTCCAGTTACCACGATGATTATGATTTCAGATGTTCATGACCTCCCTCAGAATCATCCTCAATTTATCAGTCTCTTTCAACCTACAATCTAATCTTTAGACCATCATATCTTTCTACACATTTCTTGTGTCTACACCTTCTTTTCTACTTATAAGATCATCCCTTTAGTTCACACTCCATGACCTCTTACCTGAACTATAAGAGtagttttcttattattttaccTCCTTGTAGACTTTCCCTTCTTCATACTATCTTCTGCCCAATTGCCAAATAATTAGTCCTGATAAGGATTGGTATGATCACGACACTTGTTTAAGGAGCTTTATTAGCTCCTTGTCAATTCCAAGATA
This region includes:
- the LOC141489825 gene encoding olfactory receptor 51L1-like, which gives rise to MADFNGSSALSSTFYLTGIPGYEMVHHWISIPFCILYLVGIVGNCTILHIVQTEPSLHEPMYYFLAMLSLTDMGMSLPTLVSLFRVLWSISTEIEFNTCVMQMFFIHTFSLTESSVLLAMAFDRYVAICHPLRYSTILTPQRIAKIGAAALLRSSLSLIPPISRLAYLPFCRSHVLSHSYCLHQDMIHLACADIKFNVIYGFVLIIIVWGFDALGILVSYIFILRSVLNIASQKERLKALNTCASHICAVLILYVPMIGLSLIHRFGKHASPLVHIFMAHIYLLVPPVLNPIIYSVKTKQIRTRIIRLFVPKRIHSTWG